Proteins from one Amycolatopsis endophytica genomic window:
- a CDS encoding TetR/AcrR family transcriptional regulator, with the protein MSSASSRKGATDDTPPRSSRRRRSGDQASGGNARASTRRELVENEIYEHATQLFAERGFAGTNLQDIAEAVGLTRPALYYYVKSKDELLAKLVTEITAAPAAQLRDINARGDLDAKGKLRAIARALVARQTSHPARFRLIIRSEAELPAELSRAHERGRRAVLDELTKVVDEGIRSGQFRPLDARVAALGVIGMFNWVAWWFHADARQTPESVAEQLADMAVAAVARQGHRVPEEAGPTAAIALLREDLEFLERIIGG; encoded by the coding sequence ATGAGCTCCGCATCGTCCCGCAAGGGCGCCACGGATGACACCCCGCCGCGCAGCAGCCGCCGGCGGCGTTCCGGCGACCAGGCCTCGGGTGGCAACGCCCGCGCGTCCACCCGCCGGGAGCTGGTGGAGAACGAGATCTACGAACATGCGACGCAGCTGTTCGCCGAACGGGGCTTCGCCGGTACGAACCTGCAGGACATCGCCGAGGCGGTCGGCCTGACCCGGCCCGCGCTGTACTACTACGTCAAGAGCAAGGACGAGCTGCTGGCCAAGCTGGTCACGGAGATCACCGCGGCCCCGGCCGCGCAGCTGCGGGACATCAACGCGCGAGGCGATCTCGACGCCAAGGGCAAGCTCAGGGCCATCGCCCGTGCGCTCGTGGCCCGCCAGACGAGCCACCCCGCGCGGTTCCGGTTGATCATCCGTTCCGAGGCCGAACTGCCTGCTGAGCTCTCGCGTGCCCACGAGCGCGGTAGGCGGGCCGTGCTCGACGAGCTGACGAAGGTCGTCGACGAAGGCATACGCTCGGGGCAGTTCCGGCCCCTCGACGCGCGGGTCGCCGCGCTCGGCGTGATCGGCATGTTCAACTGGGTCGCCTGGTGGTTCCACGCGGACGCCCGGCAGACCCCCGAGTCCGTCGCGGAGCAGCTCGCCGACATGGCCGTCGCCGCGGTGGCCCGTCAGGGGCACCGCGTCCCGGAGGAGGCGGGGCCGACAGCGGCGATCGCGTTGCTGCGCGAGGATCTCGAGTTCCTGGAACGGATCATCGGCGGCTGA
- a CDS encoding TetR family transcriptional regulator, translated as MSRAASISAAQRREAVARAFGPDGEGAARVARELGVAPSTLYRWAQKGDDQQDSSERLIAACQQLAHSAGYDELTIERVASAAGVAVRTAFNCFPTKKSLFAAAVHDAGMRMVAAMSREVSPSHDPLDDLRRLLVAGLRAARQQPSAYLLFADLGVPPGDDQAPPWHEAMVGSCEALITAAVAAGALPRTEDPTVQARMLVAAARALNAMVVTGTPWETVEPLMARLPLLLSPPET; from the coding sequence ATGAGCCGTGCCGCATCGATATCCGCCGCCCAGCGCCGGGAGGCGGTGGCGCGCGCTTTCGGCCCCGATGGTGAGGGCGCGGCACGCGTCGCACGCGAGCTCGGGGTGGCACCCTCGACCCTCTACCGGTGGGCCCAGAAGGGCGACGACCAGCAAGACAGCTCCGAACGGCTGATCGCCGCATGCCAGCAGCTCGCCCACTCGGCCGGCTACGACGAGCTGACGATCGAGCGCGTGGCGAGCGCGGCGGGGGTCGCCGTGCGAACGGCGTTCAACTGCTTCCCGACGAAGAAGAGCCTCTTCGCCGCAGCCGTCCACGACGCCGGCATGCGGATGGTCGCGGCGATGTCACGCGAGGTCTCCCCGTCACACGACCCGCTCGACGATCTCCGGCGCCTGCTCGTAGCCGGACTCCGCGCCGCCAGACAGCAGCCATCGGCGTACCTGTTGTTCGCCGACCTCGGCGTACCGCCGGGCGACGATCAGGCACCACCATGGCACGAGGCGATGGTGGGCTCGTGCGAGGCGCTCATCACCGCGGCCGTGGCAGCAGGCGCGCTGCCCCGCACGGAGGATCCCACCGTCCAGGCACGCATGCTCGTGGCGGCGGCACGGGCGCTCAACGCCATGGTCGTCACCGGAACGCCGTGGGAGACGGTCGAGCCGCTGATGGCGCGACTGCCGCTACTGCTCTCGCCGCCGGAAACCTGA
- a CDS encoding VOC family protein, whose amino-acid sequence MTELDHRVQGVDHAAFPSFDPAATVRFYRDVLGSPVVHSICAAGWGPEDHPDFLHFFFDIGNDDRIAFFSSSQWPVEMQVQHETIESIDTHDPNGRMAELTRAMRPVTPREDLDAIVTIDALLDVVAGAEPTFAKLLARKAELIVERAAAWEAAQPHGSYA is encoded by the coding sequence ATGACTGAGCTCGATCACCGGGTGCAGGGTGTCGATCACGCCGCATTTCCGTCCTTCGACCCCGCGGCGACCGTGCGCTTCTACCGCGACGTCCTCGGGTCTCCGGTGGTGCATTCCATCTGCGCGGCCGGGTGGGGGCCTGAGGATCACCCGGATTTCCTCCACTTCTTCTTCGACATCGGCAACGACGACCGGATCGCGTTCTTCTCCAGCAGTCAGTGGCCGGTGGAAATGCAGGTGCAGCACGAGACCATCGAGTCGATCGACACCCATGACCCGAACGGCCGCATGGCCGAGCTGACGCGGGCCATGCGGCCGGTCACCCCGCGGGAGGACCTCGACGCCATCGTGACCATCGACGCGCTGCTCGACGTGGTCGCGGGTGCCGAGCCGACGTTCGCGAAGCTGTTGGCGCGCAAGGCGGAACTGATCGTCGAACGTGCCGCCGCGTGGGAGGCCGCGCAGCCGCACGGCAGCTACGCATGA
- a CDS encoding MFS transporter, producing the protein MSSLRSPSPTPSGRTPIGVVLLGLACLTLEGYDVVSYGAALPYLLADPSWHVTVAQASLLGSLTPVGMLVGAIGAGVLTDRIGRRNLILASVALFSTAMLASGLSPGVAVFAVGRVLVGLGVGGVLPSVAALVFEFSAPHRRSLNVALSFAGVSIGGALAAVVAATVVPVAGFRAEFLVGGLAALLVLPAALRWLPESLVYLRAVGRESQARRWIARLRLDPALAAAASSEPDDDGGRGRLTTVFSRRYAVTTALFCLVAFASLLVLFGIYTWLPQLMRSVGYETGSALTFLLVLNLGTAVGSPLLAWLADRTGPKPVLVVAFLLAVVGIVVLSTGLPLVLLYVAVVLAGIGTVGTQILLNVFVASRYPVRVRATAIGAALSVGRLGAILGPLYGGALLSAELPTAWLFYGFAAPALAGALLVALVPRGQSRTATSAVDPAAGRASR; encoded by the coding sequence ATGTCCTCATTACGGTCGCCTTCCCCGACACCCTCCGGGCGAACGCCGATCGGCGTCGTCCTGCTCGGCCTCGCCTGCCTGACGCTGGAGGGCTACGACGTCGTCTCCTATGGGGCGGCGTTGCCGTACTTGCTCGCCGATCCGTCATGGCACGTCACCGTCGCCCAGGCGAGTCTGCTCGGCAGCCTGACCCCCGTCGGCATGCTCGTCGGCGCGATCGGTGCGGGTGTGCTGACCGATCGCATCGGGCGCCGCAACCTGATCCTCGCCAGTGTCGCGTTGTTCTCCACGGCGATGCTGGCCTCCGGGCTCTCCCCGGGTGTCGCGGTGTTCGCGGTAGGACGCGTACTTGTGGGCCTTGGCGTCGGTGGTGTGCTTCCGTCCGTGGCGGCGCTGGTTTTCGAGTTCTCGGCACCGCACCGGCGCAGTCTCAATGTGGCCCTGTCGTTCGCCGGCGTGAGCATCGGCGGCGCGCTGGCCGCCGTGGTGGCGGCGACGGTCGTTCCCGTCGCGGGGTTTCGGGCCGAGTTCCTGGTCGGCGGGCTCGCCGCGTTGCTCGTGCTGCCCGCCGCGCTGCGATGGCTTCCCGAGTCACTGGTCTACCTCCGGGCCGTGGGCAGGGAATCGCAGGCGCGGCGGTGGATCGCCCGGTTGCGGCTGGACCCCGCGCTCGCGGCGGCGGCATCGTCCGAACCGGACGACGACGGTGGCCGCGGCCGGCTGACAACGGTGTTCTCCCGGCGCTACGCCGTGACGACGGCGCTGTTCTGTCTGGTTGCTTTCGCGTCCCTCCTGGTGCTGTTCGGGATCTACACCTGGCTGCCGCAGCTGATGCGTTCGGTCGGTTACGAGACCGGTTCCGCCCTGACCTTCCTGCTCGTGCTCAACCTGGGTACCGCCGTCGGATCGCCCCTGCTGGCCTGGCTCGCCGATCGGACCGGGCCGAAACCGGTGCTGGTCGTGGCCTTCCTGCTCGCCGTCGTGGGCATCGTCGTGCTCAGCACGGGGCTTCCGCTGGTGCTGCTCTACGTCGCGGTGGTGCTCGCCGGCATCGGGACGGTGGGAACGCAGATCCTCCTCAACGTGTTCGTGGCGAGCCGGTACCCGGTGCGGGTCCGGGCGACCGCGATCGGGGCGGCGTTGTCGGTGGGCAGGCTGGGTGCGATCCTCGGCCCGCTCTACGGTGGTGCGCTGCTGTCGGCGGAGTTGCCGACGGCGTGGTTGTTCTACGGGTTCGCCGCGCCGGCGCTCGCCGGGGCGCTGCTTGTCGCGCTCGTACCGCGTGGGCAGTCGCGGACCGCGACGAGCGCGGTTGACCCGGCCGCTGGGCGCGCGAGCCGGTGA
- a CDS encoding SDR family oxidoreductase, whose protein sequence is MSTPNTDVNPPVPTSGRPIEGAVALVTGANRGLGRHFVRQLLARGAARVYATARHPESVDVPGAVPLRLDVTDDDAVREAAATAGDVTLVVNNAGISRFTDLVTSDLAEIRAEMETNYWGTLAVVRAFAPVLAAGGGGAILNVLSAQSWHPYPGTNGYHAAKAAQWALTNGVRTELAGAGTLVTALHLGAVDTDFSAGYDGPKGDPAEVAGAGLDGIEAGAAEVLADDWSVHVKKSLAEDPTRLYEEIRGGVI, encoded by the coding sequence ATGAGCACTCCGAACACCGATGTGAACCCGCCTGTCCCGACCTCCGGCCGCCCGATCGAGGGTGCGGTGGCGCTCGTCACCGGAGCGAACCGGGGGCTGGGCAGGCACTTCGTACGGCAGCTGCTGGCACGCGGCGCCGCCAGGGTGTACGCGACGGCCCGGCACCCCGAGAGCGTCGACGTGCCCGGCGCCGTCCCGTTGCGACTCGATGTCACCGACGACGATGCGGTCCGGGAGGCGGCCGCGACCGCGGGTGACGTGACGCTGGTGGTGAACAACGCCGGCATCAGCAGGTTCACCGACCTCGTCACCTCCGACCTCGCGGAGATCCGCGCGGAGATGGAGACGAACTACTGGGGCACGCTCGCCGTGGTGCGCGCGTTCGCGCCGGTGCTCGCGGCGGGCGGTGGCGGGGCGATCCTCAACGTGCTGTCCGCGCAGTCCTGGCACCCCTACCCGGGCACGAACGGCTACCACGCCGCGAAGGCCGCGCAGTGGGCGCTGACCAACGGCGTGCGCACGGAGCTCGCCGGCGCGGGCACACTGGTGACCGCACTGCACCTGGGGGCCGTCGACACCGACTTCAGCGCCGGTTACGACGGGCCGAAGGGTGACCCGGCCGAGGTCGCCGGTGCCGGTCTCGACGGGATCGAGGCGGGCGCCGCCGAGGTGCTCGCCGACGACTGGAGCGTGCACGTGAAGAAGTCGCTGGCCGAGGACCCCACCCGGCTGTACGAGGAGATCCGCGGCGGCGTCATCTGA
- a CDS encoding carboxymuconolactone decarboxylase family protein, protein MGRIDPMPREMLPQYEELFEATTEFMGVLPNSLLTMARKPELYEAFMEWSFVVLRPDEVDGGLKQLIAMLASAAQGCRYCQAHTANHAKVFEVDDAKIEAAYEFETSPLFSDAERAALRVAWHSGMNPNQVTDAEFAELRKHFTEEQCIEIVAVIAFFGHMNRWNDTMATTLEDAPREYAEQHLVEKGGWEIGRHVETKA, encoded by the coding sequence ATGGGACGTATCGACCCGATGCCACGGGAGATGCTGCCGCAGTACGAGGAGCTGTTCGAGGCCACGACCGAGTTCATGGGTGTCCTGCCGAACTCACTGCTGACGATGGCCAGGAAGCCGGAGCTGTACGAGGCATTCATGGAATGGTCGTTCGTGGTGCTCCGGCCCGACGAGGTCGACGGCGGCCTCAAGCAACTGATCGCGATGCTCGCCTCGGCGGCGCAGGGGTGCCGCTACTGCCAGGCGCACACGGCCAATCACGCGAAGGTCTTCGAGGTGGACGACGCGAAGATCGAGGCTGCCTACGAGTTCGAGACCTCGCCGCTGTTCTCGGACGCGGAGCGGGCCGCGTTGCGGGTGGCCTGGCACAGCGGGATGAACCCGAATCAGGTGACCGACGCCGAGTTCGCCGAGCTGCGCAAACATTTCACCGAGGAGCAGTGCATCGAGATCGTTGCGGTCATCGCCTTCTTCGGCCACATGAACCGGTGGAACGACACGATGGCCACGACGCTGGAGGACGCTCCCCGCGAGTACGCCGAGCAGCACCTCGTGGAAAAGGGCGGCTGGGAGATCGGCAGGCACGTGGAGACGAAGGCATGA
- a CDS encoding MerR family transcriptional regulator, producing MRIGEIARRSGVSVRALRYYEEQELIVPGRGPGGQREYTEDAIHRVRVIQQLYAAGLPSRRIAELLPCLDTDTTTDHQRAMLHAERDRISAKIEQLTAALGRLDAVIKAADERRTAAHPTAGPRAAEHGGARSDGGTQ from the coding sequence GTGCGCATCGGCGAGATCGCGCGGCGCTCCGGCGTGAGTGTCCGCGCACTGCGCTACTACGAGGAGCAGGAACTGATCGTGCCCGGCCGCGGACCCGGTGGACAACGCGAGTACACCGAAGACGCCATCCACCGGGTGCGTGTCATCCAGCAGCTCTACGCCGCCGGCCTGCCCAGCCGCCGCATCGCCGAGCTGCTCCCCTGCCTCGACACCGACACCACAACCGACCACCAGCGCGCCATGCTCCACGCCGAGCGCGACCGCATCAGCGCGAAGATCGAGCAGCTCACCGCCGCGCTCGGCAGGCTCGACGCCGTCATCAAGGCAGCCGACGAGCGCCGAACCGCAGCACACCCGACCGCGGGGCCGAGGGCCGCCGAGCACGGCGGTGCCCGGTCAGACGGCGGGACCCAGTAG
- a CDS encoding TetR/AcrR family transcriptional regulator: MGSGSVRRRRADAERNLNALLTAARSVLVTSGVDAPAKDITDAAGLGVGTLYRHFPRRSDLVLAVLQQEIEACADEASRLRSSSRGPGDALRLWVQGYVDLVATKRGMAEALRSEDEAVAGIRDHVTDRLEPCVAGLLADARAAGELRAELTARELLYAVALLCQRVPDADEEFNRRAVSVFLAGLRGPDATAEVS, from the coding sequence GTGGGAAGCGGGAGCGTCCGGCGCCGGAGGGCGGATGCGGAGCGGAATCTCAACGCCCTGCTGACCGCGGCCAGGTCGGTACTCGTCACGTCGGGAGTGGATGCTCCGGCGAAGGACATCACCGACGCCGCCGGACTCGGGGTCGGAACGTTGTACCGTCATTTCCCGCGCCGGTCCGACCTGGTGCTGGCCGTGCTGCAGCAGGAGATCGAGGCGTGCGCGGACGAGGCTTCGCGGTTGCGTTCGTCCTCCCGCGGCCCGGGTGACGCGCTGCGGCTCTGGGTGCAGGGATATGTGGATCTCGTCGCGACCAAACGGGGGATGGCGGAGGCGCTGCGGTCCGAAGACGAGGCCGTCGCGGGGATCCGCGACCACGTGACGGACCGGCTCGAGCCATGCGTCGCCGGTCTGCTCGCGGACGCGCGCGCGGCAGGTGAGCTCCGCGCTGAGCTCACCGCCCGCGAGCTGCTTTACGCTGTCGCGCTGCTCTGCCAACGCGTGCCGGATGCCGACGAGGAGTTCAACCGGCGCGCGGTCTCGGTGTTCCTGGCCGGCTTGCGTGGTCCCGACGCGACTGCCGAGGTGTCCTGA
- a CDS encoding SCP2 sterol-binding domain-containing protein — MSGQSTSGKGEARFTTARDFFAVVDEEVTAERIGGTTGVVCFEIAGAGTWTVTISAGGSSVIAGEAGGYDAKVVTDEERFLSIVEGRASARRLFMTGKVKVKGKLELAIKLDKLLGPAV, encoded by the coding sequence ATGAGCGGCCAGAGCACGAGCGGCAAGGGCGAGGCCAGGTTCACCACGGCGCGGGACTTCTTCGCCGTGGTGGACGAGGAGGTCACCGCCGAACGGATCGGTGGCACCACCGGCGTCGTCTGCTTCGAGATCGCCGGCGCCGGAACCTGGACGGTCACCATCTCCGCCGGTGGGTCCTCCGTGATCGCGGGCGAGGCCGGCGGCTACGACGCGAAGGTCGTCACCGACGAAGAGCGGTTTCTGTCCATCGTGGAGGGACGTGCCAGTGCTCGCCGCCTTTTCATGACCGGCAAGGTGAAGGTCAAGGGCAAGCTCGAGCTGGCGATCAAGCTCGACAAGCTACTGGGTCCCGCCGTCTGA
- a CDS encoding aldo/keto reductase: MQYRNLGRTGIKVSPYGLGALMFATQMGNDPQDSIRIIHRALDAGINLVDTADVYADSEEVVAKALAGRRDNVVLTTKFGLPDRGGVDGPNQQGASRRWIMTAVENSLRRLGTDYIDVYQLQRPDPDTDVEETLSALTDLVRAGKIRAFGTSTMPASDLVEAHAVAEQRGLQRFRTEQPPYSILTRGIEREVLPVAQRYGMGVLVWGPLAQGMLTGRVRRGQDTDVIRARFLTRAFGDEQRLDAVENLITLADEAGLSMPHLAMAFAISHPGVTSALLGPRTMQHLDDLLAGLETTLPDDVLDRIDEIVPPGTDIGVLDQAYLPPAITTTALRRRPPAERSAV, encoded by the coding sequence ATGCAGTACCGGAACCTCGGTCGGACCGGGATCAAGGTCAGCCCCTACGGGCTCGGCGCGCTCATGTTCGCCACGCAGATGGGCAATGATCCGCAGGACTCGATCCGGATCATCCACCGGGCACTGGACGCCGGTATCAACCTCGTCGACACCGCCGACGTGTACGCGGACTCGGAGGAGGTCGTCGCCAAGGCACTGGCCGGACGCCGCGACAACGTCGTGCTGACCACGAAGTTCGGGCTTCCCGATCGCGGCGGCGTCGACGGGCCGAACCAGCAGGGCGCGTCCCGGCGGTGGATCATGACAGCGGTCGAGAACTCGCTCCGCCGCCTCGGCACCGACTACATCGACGTGTACCAGCTCCAGCGGCCCGACCCGGACACCGATGTCGAGGAGACGTTGTCAGCGCTGACCGACCTGGTTCGCGCCGGCAAGATCCGCGCGTTCGGCACATCGACCATGCCCGCCTCCGACCTCGTCGAGGCACACGCGGTGGCCGAACAGCGTGGCCTGCAACGGTTCCGCACCGAACAGCCGCCGTACTCGATCCTCACTCGCGGCATCGAGCGCGAGGTGCTGCCCGTCGCCCAGCGCTATGGCATGGGCGTGCTCGTCTGGGGACCGCTCGCCCAGGGCATGCTCACCGGGCGGGTCCGCCGTGGTCAGGACACCGACGTCATCCGCGCACGGTTCCTCACCAGGGCTTTCGGCGACGAGCAGCGCCTCGACGCCGTCGAGAACCTGATCACCCTCGCCGACGAAGCCGGACTTTCGATGCCTCACCTCGCGATGGCCTTCGCCATCTCGCATCCGGGGGTGACCAGCGCACTGCTCGGCCCCCGCACCATGCAGCACCTCGACGATCTGCTCGCAGGCTTGGAGACCACGCTGCCGGACGACGTCCTCGACCGCATCGACGAGATCGTCCCGCCCGGCACCGATATCGGTGTGCTCGACCAGGCATACCTGCCTCCGGCCATCACGACGACCGCACTGCGCCGACGCCCGCCGGCCGAACGCTCCGCCGTCTGA
- a CDS encoding SDR family NAD(P)-dependent oxidoreductase — protein MSTTRTILVTGSTDGVGRRTVERLASPGAHLLVHGRDAGRGKAVVAAVERAGATATFLEADLASLAEVRGLARAVREECSHLDVLVNNAGISKPSAPRRLTVDGYESHFAINYLASFLLTRLLGPLLGAQGPTRVVNVVSAAQDPLDFDDLMLEHGYSGYRAYGQSKLAQVMLTLDLAEEYDPTEVVANCLHPGTHLDTAMVRAAGISPAGSADSGGAAVVALATVNGVTGQYFNVRHKSRAHRQAYDRETRGRLDAVARRLTGLDG, from the coding sequence ATGTCCACAACTCGCACCATCCTCGTGACCGGGTCGACCGACGGGGTCGGCAGGCGGACCGTCGAACGGCTCGCGTCGCCCGGTGCCCATCTGCTCGTGCACGGCAGGGACGCCGGTCGGGGCAAGGCCGTGGTCGCGGCCGTCGAACGCGCGGGAGCCACGGCGACGTTCCTCGAGGCGGACCTGGCCTCACTGGCGGAGGTTCGCGGGCTGGCGCGTGCGGTGCGGGAGGAGTGCTCGCACCTGGACGTGCTGGTCAACAACGCCGGCATCTCGAAGCCGAGCGCGCCGCGCAGGCTGACGGTGGACGGCTACGAGAGCCACTTCGCGATCAACTACCTCGCGTCGTTTCTGCTGACCCGGTTGTTGGGCCCGCTGCTCGGTGCGCAGGGCCCGACGCGGGTGGTCAACGTCGTCTCCGCGGCGCAGGACCCGCTCGACTTCGACGACCTGATGCTCGAACACGGCTACTCCGGCTATCGCGCGTACGGCCAGAGCAAGCTCGCCCAGGTGATGCTGACCCTCGACCTCGCCGAGGAGTACGACCCGACGGAGGTCGTCGCGAACTGTCTGCATCCGGGCACTCACCTCGACACCGCGATGGTGCGTGCGGCCGGCATCAGCCCGGCGGGCTCGGCGGACAGCGGGGGAGCCGCGGTCGTCGCGCTCGCGACCGTGAACGGTGTCACCGGGCAGTACTTCAACGTCAGGCACAAGTCCCGTGCCCACCGGCAGGCCTACGACCGCGAGACGCGCGGGCGGCTCGACGCCGTGGCCAGGCGGCTGACCGGGCTCGACGGCTGA
- a CDS encoding (2,3-dihydroxybenzoyl)adenylate synthase → MTTIDRARHAVPYAPEDAARYRAAGMWGRRTIAQEFHAVAEQHPQRDAVVTAEGRLTYRELDVRSDQIAAGLAGLGLVAGDPVLFQITNRLESVLAWYGVLKAGLVPVCTLASHRAHEIGGISRRAQAVAHLVDAGTKFDLVGFAHDQARGHPSLRQVLVLGGEGSAEAPRIDDLGDGVDPALARETVERIQRDIDPDAIAVFQLSGGTTGVPKIIPRLHAEYWYNAVAYARAWGWDHTTRNAHLVPIIHNAGVVCGVHGPHSVGGALVLTNPDLTEALPLLAEEKVTDILLGHGHYRAVEEPAFATLASSLRTVVLSGAKVPPSLFQKLEDLGLWSGQLFGMGEGLFAVTRPGTPREARLSTVGTALSPLDEVRILEPGTERELPDGSVGELCCTGPYTLRGYFDAADHNATAFTADGLYRTGDLASITLIEGGRYLSIEGRIKDVINRGGEKINAEEVELLLLKHPAIAAAAVVAMPDGRLGERTCAYLVADGERMTLDDVRQHLIRLGVAKFKWPERLEWLDELPTTLVGKINKKQLRSDVAAKLHAEHHEEAG, encoded by the coding sequence ATGACGACGATCGACCGGGCACGGCATGCCGTGCCGTACGCGCCGGAGGACGCCGCCCGCTACCGGGCGGCCGGGATGTGGGGCAGGCGCACCATCGCGCAGGAGTTCCACGCCGTCGCCGAGCAACATCCGCAGCGGGACGCCGTCGTCACCGCCGAGGGCAGGCTGACCTATCGCGAGCTCGACGTGCGCAGCGACCAGATCGCCGCGGGCTTGGCCGGGCTCGGCCTCGTCGCTGGCGATCCGGTGCTGTTCCAGATCACCAACCGGCTCGAGAGCGTGCTCGCGTGGTACGGCGTGCTCAAGGCCGGGCTCGTCCCGGTGTGCACGTTGGCCTCCCATCGCGCCCACGAGATCGGCGGGATCAGTCGCAGGGCCCAGGCGGTGGCGCATCTGGTCGACGCCGGTACCAAATTCGACCTCGTCGGGTTCGCACACGACCAGGCCCGGGGGCATCCGAGCCTGCGGCAGGTGCTGGTACTCGGTGGCGAGGGTTCGGCGGAGGCTCCCCGGATCGACGACCTCGGCGACGGTGTCGATCCCGCTCTGGCACGCGAGACGGTGGAGCGGATCCAGCGTGACATCGACCCCGACGCCATCGCGGTGTTCCAGCTCTCCGGCGGCACCACCGGAGTCCCGAAGATCATCCCGCGGCTGCACGCCGAGTACTGGTACAACGCTGTCGCCTACGCCCGCGCGTGGGGCTGGGATCACACGACCCGCAACGCGCATCTCGTTCCGATCATCCACAACGCGGGCGTCGTCTGTGGTGTCCACGGTCCGCACAGCGTCGGCGGGGCACTGGTGCTGACCAATCCCGATCTCACCGAGGCGCTGCCGCTGCTGGCCGAGGAGAAGGTCACCGACATCCTGCTCGGCCACGGCCACTACCGGGCCGTCGAGGAGCCGGCCTTCGCCACGCTGGCGTCGTCGTTGCGCACCGTCGTGCTCTCGGGGGCGAAGGTGCCGCCGTCGCTGTTCCAGAAGCTCGAGGACCTCGGCCTGTGGTCGGGACAGCTGTTCGGTATGGGCGAGGGGCTCTTCGCCGTGACCCGGCCCGGCACACCCCGCGAGGCACGCCTCAGCACGGTGGGCACCGCGCTGTCGCCGTTGGACGAGGTCCGGATCCTGGAGCCGGGCACGGAACGGGAACTGCCCGACGGCTCCGTCGGCGAGTTGTGCTGCACTGGTCCCTACACGCTGCGCGGCTACTTCGACGCCGCCGACCACAACGCCACGGCGTTCACCGCGGACGGGCTGTACCGCACGGGTGATCTCGCCAGCATCACGCTCATCGAGGGCGGGCGTTACCTGTCCATCGAGGGGCGGATCAAGGATGTGATCAACCGCGGCGGCGAGAAGATCAACGCCGAAGAGGTCGAGCTTCTGCTGCTGAAACACCCCGCGATCGCGGCCGCGGCGGTCGTCGCCATGCCCGACGGCAGACTCGGCGAGCGCACCTGTGCCTACCTTGTCGCCGACGGCGAGCGGATGACGCTGGACGACGTGCGGCAGCACCTCATCCGGCTCGGCGTCGCGAAGTTCAAGTGGCCCGAACGCCTGGAATGGCTCGACGAACTCCCGACGACACTGGTGGGAAAGATCAACAAGAAACAGTTGCGCTCGGACGTCGCCGCGAAGCTCCACGCCGAGCACCACGAGGAGGCCGGGTGA